The following proteins come from a genomic window of Aspergillus luchuensis IFO 4308 DNA, chromosome 3, nearly complete sequence:
- the CAP10 gene encoding putative capsule-associated protein CAP1 (COG:G;~EggNog:ENOG410PHAQ;~InterPro:IPR006598;~PFAM:PF05686;~SECRETED:SignalP(1-28);~TransMembrane:1 (i7-25o)), with translation MRTQRFVVWLGTFVLVSLFLIFFRGPSPSPSPIVDLYPSSDSRPPTTLQRPPVPSNAQLIEQSGLRKAAHPDSLHPIASLVNNAEQQFDRLLSRQSKTLAQAVNEYRERYNMHPPPHFDKWFQFAKDRGVQLIDEYDTIYHALLPFWALGPKTIRDRARETLGFDNSMIGVLIRNGSVALVEGGAFEQSWQRSATAKMIESFVEYLPDMDLVFNALDEPRVVVPSEDLQRLVAIAREQVSQITVTNTMPTNAWSDRPSDLNKGDRIDEVRTTRFNRFTRQSTWSYSRSSCPVDSPVRSLDEQAADNVNSYAQGELGFIYNTSAFSDICNSPSLRHKYGFFDRPNRFEAVHDLFPVFSQSKISSYQDILYPSPWYWSDQVPYEEDKDMEWDEKSSQMFWRGSTTGGYSRAGGWRRQHRQLFVGNVNALNTAKILSKTESNQWKARGVGRNSFADLFDVRFTYIGQCDDKDCAAQGEYFDLAEPVDQQDAWAYKHLLDMDGNAFSGRFYAFLRSRSLVHKVSIFREWHDEWLKPWTHYVPLSLTGDDYLEAMRYFESEEEGRVIAPRLAQQGREWAQKALRNEDMEVWFFRLLLEYGRLVDDNRHNLGFSV, from the exons ATGCGAACCCAACGATTTGTGGTCTGGCTGGGCACATTTGTCCTCGTATCCCtgttcctcatcttcttcagagGCCCCAgcccctcaccctcacctaTTGTGGACCTCTATCCTTCTTCCGATTCTCGGCCTCCGACTACTTTACAGAGGCCTCCCGTACCGTCCAATGCTCAGCTTATTGAACAGTCTGGCCTCCGAAAGGCTGCTCATCCGGACAGTCTTCATCCGATTGCATCGCTTGTCAATAATGCGGAGCAGCAGTTCGATCGGCTACTGTCACGTCAATCGAAGACCTTGGCTCAGGCTGTCAATGAATATCGAGAGCGTTACAACATGCACCCGCCCCCGCATTTTGACAAATGGTTTCAATTTGCCAAAGATAGAGGGGTTCAGCTGATTGATGAATACGATACAATATATCATGCTCTGTTGCCATTTTGGGCCCTCGGACCAAAGACTATTCGCGATCGGGCTCGCGAGACGCTGGGCTTCGACAATTCTATGATCGGGGTACTGATCAGAAATGGATCTGTGGCACTGGTGGAAGGCGGAGCATTCGAGCAGAGCTGGCAGCGCAGTGCCACCGCTAAGATGATCGAAAGTTTTGTCGAGTATCTGCCTGATATGGATCTTGTATTCAATGCCCTCGATGAGCCGCGAGTCGTTGTACCCAGCGAAGATCTCCAGAGGCTGGTTGCAATTGCGAGAGAGCAAGTCTCTCAAATTACTGTTACGAATACCATGCCCACAAATGCATGGTCAGATAGACCCAGCGACTTGAACAAGGGTGACCGCATTGATGAAGTGCGTACTACCCGTTTCAATCGATTCACCCGTCAGTCCACGTGGAGTTATTCTCGGTCTTCTTGTCCAGTCGACAGTCCGGTCCGCTCTCTAGATGAGCAGGCCGCGGATAATGTAAACTCCTACGCTCAGGGCGAGTTAGGATTTATATACAACACTAGCGCCTTTTCTGACATTTGCAACTCACCTTCCCTCCGCCACAAGTATGGGTTCTTTGACCGGCCAAACAGGTTTGAGGCTGTACATGACTTGTTCCCGGTCTTCTCGCAGAGCAAGATCTCGAGCTACCAAGACATCCTGTACCCAAGCCCTTGGTACTGGTCTGACCAGGTACCTtacgaagaagacaaagataTGGAGTGGGATGAGAAGAGCAGCCAGATGTTCTGGAGAGGCTCAACAACTGGAGGATACTCCAGAGCTGGAGGCTGGCGGCGGCAGCATCGACAATTGTTCGTCGGCAATGTTAATGCCCTCAATACAGCCAAGATACTGTCCAAGACTGAAAGTAACCAATGGAAGGCCAGGGGTGTTGGTCGAAACTCCTTTGCTGATCTATTCGACGTTCGGTTCACGTACATTGGCCAATGTGATGACAAGGACTGTGCCGCCCAGGGAGAGTATTTTGACTTGGCGGAACCGGTTGATCAGCAAGACGCTTGGGCGTACAAACATCTGCTGGACATGGATGGGAATGCGTTCAGTGGTCGGTTCTATGCGTTCTTACGCAGCAGGAGTCTCGTTCATAAGGTCTCAATTTTCCGCGAGTGGCATGATGAGTGGCTCAAACCCTGGACACATTACGTACCTTTGAGCCTAACTGGAGATGATTATCTGGAGGCAATGCGATACTTTGAgtccgaagaagagggcaGAGTGATCGCACCAAGACTGGCTCAGCAAGGCCGGGAATGGGCGCAGAAAGCTCTTCGGAACGAGGACATGGAGGTCTGGTTCTTCCGACTTCTACTAGA GTACGGGCGTCTAGTTGACGACAACCGACATAATCTGGGCTTTTCGGTCTAG
- a CDS encoding aminoglycoside phosphotransferase family protein (COG:S;~EggNog:ENOG410PNDH;~InterPro:IPR011009,IPR002575,IPR008266;~PFAM:PF01636;~go_function: GO:0004672 - protein kinase activity [Evidence IEA];~go_process: GO:0006468 - protein phosphorylation [Evidence IEA]), with the protein MDSEEIKARLAKELKEYRSLIQGRDLYDYMGHRVVESRTTSGNLVAVKKGEKGSFRQSEAEMMQYAHEKGILTPRVLGVYYVKRGVIAMVTDRVPGDSLDKVWHTLTEAEKKNVELQLKQQVQEMRKHTQPYIGRIGNIKTYNFFDRLHDNDMGPFSSEEEFDDWCLTRVKFARVKFPYYQKFWKHYVPKMRNEKSSKFVLTHGDLAARNIMVKDGQLTGIVDWEYSGFFPEYMEYALATVIHESVEDWWLPVLKRVLEPSGFLRSRFIATIKKRGL; encoded by the exons ATGGATTcagaggagatcaaggcaCGACTGGCTAAGGAGCTAAAGGAATATCGGAGCCTCATACAGGGCAGAGACCTGTACGATTATATGGGACATCGCGTGGTGGAGTCCCGAACAACGAGCGGTAACTTAGTCGCTGTGAAGAAGGGTGAGAAGGGGTCATTCAGGCAATCGGAAGCTGAAATGATGCAGTATGCCCATGAAAAAGGCATTCTCACGCCTCGTGTGCTCGGTGTCTACTATGTGAAGAGGGGTGTCATAGCCATGGTCACTGACCGGGTGCCTGGCGATTCGCTTGATAAAGTCTGGCATACCTTGACCGaggcagaaaagaagaatgttgAACTTCAGCTTAAGCAGCAG GTACAAGAGATGCGGAAACACACCCAGCCATATATTGGTCGTATTGGCAATATCAAGACGTACAATTTTTTCGACCGCCTGCATGATAATGACATGggtcccttctcctcggagGAGGAGTTTGATGATTGGTGTTTAACCAGAGTGAAATTTGCCAGAGTGAAGTTCCCTTACTACCAAAAGTTCTGGAAGCACTACGTGCCTAAAATGAGGAATGAGAAGTCGTCGAAGTTCGTTTTGACGCATGGCGATCTGGCTGCACGAAATATTATGGTCAAAGATGGCCAGCTCACTGGCATTGTCGATTGGGAATACAGTGGATTCTTTCCCGAATACATGGAGTATGCCTTGGCAACGGTCATTCATGAATCTGTAGAGGATTGGTGGCTTCCCGTGCTGAAAAGGGTGCTGGAGCCATCTGGGTTCCTGCGATCCAGATTCATCGCTACAATTAAGAAGCGAGGATTGTAA
- a CDS encoding putative TFIID and and SAGA complex TAF10 subunit (COG:K;~EggNog:ENOG410PNVU;~InterPro:IPR003923;~PFAM:PF03540;~go_component: GO:0005634 - nucleus [Evidence IEA];~go_process: GO:0006352 - DNA-templated transcription, initiation [Evidence IEA]), whose protein sequence is MADSSASQPPPPAAAAAAPTSAPAPAPAPAASQDSSATVVPKQEPDTGDNNLDASIEQDIDLNANNTANMPNQNPAGNDAAAAAENSIPAPTSVDALAAAAAPAKKETSLREFMGKMDEYAPIIPDAVTAHYLTLAGLPPPGNGPNQTPPHLARLLALATQKFIADIAADSYQYARIRASNSSSASNPMGSLNAASGLNMPAGAAGVGSAGAATGVSGGDAGKGKAGTHLGIQRPGFGGGGSGGSGQGRTVLTMEDLGMAVSEYGVSVKRGEFYR, encoded by the exons atggccgactCATCGGCTTCgcaacctccccctccagctgctgctgctgctgctcctacTTCCGCcccggctccagctccagctcccgcAGCGTCGCAAGATTCCTCCGCGACTGTCGTCCCCAAACAAGAACCAGATACCGGTGACAACAACCTGGACGCATCTATCGAACAGGACATCGACCTAAACGCAAACAACACCGCCAACATGCCGAATCAGAATCCCGCTGGCAATGAcgccgcggccgcggccgAAAACTCCATCCCCGCGCCCACCTCCGTGGACGCTCTGGCGGCCGCCGCAGCGCCTGCCAAGAAAGAAACCAGCTTGCGGGAGTTCATGGGCAAGATGGATGAATATGCGCCGATT ATCCCCGACGCTGTAACAGCCCACTACCTCACTCTCGCCGGTCTTCCGCCTCCGGGTAACGGCCCCAAtcaaacaccaccacacctCGCCCGCCTCCTCGCTCTCGCAACCCAGAAATTCATTGCCGATATTGCCGCCGACTCGTATCAGTACGCGCGCATTCGCGCCTCCaacagctcctccgccagcaACCCCATGGGCAGTTTGAACGCCGCCTCGGGATTGAACATGCCCGCCGGCGCTGCAGGTGTGGGATCCGCTGGTGCTGCGACTGGCGTATCAGGTGGCGATGCAGGAAAGGGCAAAGCGGGCACGCACTTGGGAATCCAGAGACCTGggtttggaggtggtgggtcaGGAGGTTCCGGACAGGGACGGACGGTGCTTACGATGGAGGATTTGGGTATGGCAGTGTCGGAGTATGGGGTTAGTGTCAAGAGGGGGGAGTTTTATCGGTga
- a CDS encoding alpha/beta fold hydrolase (COG:I;~EggNog:ENOG410PVA6;~InterPro:IPR000073,IPR029058;~MEROPS:MER0031617;~PFAM:PF12697;~TransMembrane:1 (o16-38i)): MTPTAWLLGKLKSAVVLTYGLGGLLFYGLVAVKLGYFFKQTTEKEELELKIARNKFWDLSKDWDGFSHHILSLKNGFKFHYVCNDQGASVDQDKPVVVFIHGFPDSWAIWRNVLSSSSLQQSATLIAVDMPGYGGTDSLADYSPTNVLESLTEFILAIRAKYGVDTEAGMRQKKLVVVAHDWGCVVSMRLAAEAPQLADRFILSNGPLPALAASNISRLLSASVKMLKTASRSPIQSRSMIYKAFATMSPVYRQFFKSKYIFAMQLPMPLVRFFGRGGNYSFLKLIHRGSFGKREYTSQDAAECFASSLGPSVAESGTQTADGEQYPESLKNERAPSSFQHMACYYRDGTAYARWDKSVETITALHSIASGSGARRASSGAGLFDDGPKGALKACATVIWGKGDIALEPQICLDGLADYLVADSQLVELPLTGHFTPMERESQVALEKAVEWAVKGEKEDIGAVMKACYPTAVVTLRK; the protein is encoded by the exons atgACGCCCACAGCTTGGTTGCTTGGAAAGCTTAAATCGGCTGTGGTTCTGACATATGGGTTGGGCGGACTGTTGTTTTATGGACTTGTTGCTGTGAAACTGGGGTATTTCTTTAAGCAGACTACTGAaaaggaggagttggagttgaAGATCG CGCGCAACAAGTTCTGGGACTTGTCCAAGGATTGGGATGGCTTTTCGCATCATATACTTAGCCTGAAGAACGGGTTCAAGTTTCACTACGTTTGCAACGACCAAGGAGCCTCGGTGGATCAGGATAAACCCGTGGTTGTCTTTATCCATGGCTTCCCCGATAGCTGGGCCATCTGGCGCAATGTTCTGAGCTCTTCGTCTCTTCAGCAGTCTGCGACGCTCATTGCGGTTGATATGCCTGGTTATGGTGGGACTGATAGCTTGGCTGATTACTCGCCTACTAATGTGCTCGAGAGTCTGACGGAGTTTATCCTTGCGATCAGAGCCAAATATGGCGTGGATACGGAGGCCGGTATGCGCCAGAAGAAGCTAGTTGTTGTCGCGCATGACTGGGGCTGTGTTGTTTCTATGCGACTTGCGGCTGAAGCTCCTCAGTTGGCGGATCGGTTTATCTTGAGTAATGGCCCATTG CCTGCACTTGCCGCGTCCAACATTAGTCGTCTGCTGTCTGCATCTGTTAAGATGTTGAAGACGGCCTCGCGCTCGCCGATCCAATCGCGTTCGATGATCTACAAGGCCTTCGCTACCATGAGCCCCGTTTATCGGCAATTTTTCAAGTCCAAGTACATCTTTGCTATGCAGCTGCCCATGCCTCTCGTTCGGTTTTTCGGAAGGGGTGGAAACTATTCCTTCCTGAAGCTCATCCACAGAGGCTCCTTCGGAAAGCGGGAGTATACATCTCAGGATGCTGCGGAGTGTTTTGCTAGCTCGTTGGGTCCGTCAGTTGCAGAGTCCGGGACTCAGACCGCTGATGGCGAGCAATATCCCGAGTCACTGAAGAATGAGCGCGCACCGTCGAGCTTCCAGCACATGGCCTGCTATTACAGAGATGGAACTGCTTACGCGCGTTGGGACAAATCTGTTGAGACGATTACTGCCTTGCACAGCATCGCGAGCGGTAGCGGTGCCCGTCGTGCCAGCAGCGGGGCTGGACTGTTTGATGACGGACCCAAGGGGGCCCTGAAAGCTTGTGCGACCGTTATTTGGGGCAAGGGAGACATTGCCTTAGAGCCGCAGATCTGCTTGGATGGCCTCGCCGATTACCTTGTCGCAGACAGTCAGTTGGTCGAGCTTCCACTCACGGGACACTTCACTCCGATGGAACGGGAGAGCCAGGTTGCCTTGGAAAAGGCGGTTGAGTGGGCTGTCAAGGGCGAGAAGGAGGACATCGGGGCGGTTATGAAGGCTTGCTATCCAACGGCTGTAGTGACTCTTCGGAAGTGA
- the TBF1 gene encoding putative MYB DNA binding protein (Tbf1) (COG:K;~EggNog:ENOG410PG9K;~InterPro:IPR013867,IPR001005,IPR009057,IPR017930;~PFAM:PF08558;~go_function: GO:0042162 - telomeric DNA binding [Evidence IEA];~go_function: GO:0042803 - protein homodimerization activity [Evidence IEA]), translating into MVDTRGTDPSLDEAASSELPVPSVTDSAAHVSPKMSHPLEEDDGSLSPPASKKRRLESEPADLSLPPPPTTLTADQVPGNQIEEELASALGSGVVDPVDHPVDRPLDTPAPIEGSAESAVPQPESSADIDSDMATVISSIMNHAERVEEQCVLGQQQLAETSSASPPKGMVFVKANSHLKIQSLPILDNLSTQILSLLAKSSYQEITSFVSEPETESGQAYATMRSLFDHTKKVYSSKKSFLSPTELELTESSQIDIIRKANLASFVSSIFGTQEIGFSELNDNFLDVFVPEGGRLLKVQGALFLELKTQAFIASMNNSERTRTELLYDLFPDELEQQLLDRRPGTRQLAPSEADFVKRAGSRRDILLSDVNNEEAMKALPDKYHWEDFLRDLSSYITKNFDTISNQQTKKTAKGRQPSSSDGDSQPSNAPLQGQFPVSTQPPDVPVDRNMHGDLVARAARAAQIALQGHGLRRSQQQQQAQQNQQQQPSQQQPQQHQQQHQMHQPQQLQQQPPQHAPQQGGQILHGYSAAQPTGQMQHQQTHQQPYHHSPAPSGYQQPPGQLTFQQSPLQANFQQYNHVTPASIPRPNSAAANHGYMPGIPHYSQSQPTQVLYERARMAASAKSSPSSRKSGLPSQRRPWTTEEENALMAGLDRVKGPHWSQILAMFGPGGTISEALKDRNQVQLKDKARNLKLFFLKSGIEVPYYLKFVTGELKTRAPAQAAKREARERQKKQGEEDKAHVEGIKGMMALAGAHAQPVGMTHGHDMSASPLPPDAGAHAAFDQTAEQNLMQTLGQEVHGEAFGQHHHHHHHHQHHPHHTHHQDHVDPNMHLGQ; encoded by the exons ATGGTCGACACGAGAGGTACAGACCCGTCTCTCGACGAGGCGGCCTCATCTGAGTTGCCTGTTCCCTCCGTGACCGATTCCGCCGCTCATG TTTCCCCCAAAATGTCTCACCCtctcgaggaagatgacggtTCCCTCTCGCCGCCAGCTTCTAAGAAACGCCGTCTCGAGTCCGAGCCAGCTGACCTTTcactaccacctccaccaaccaCCTTAACTGCAGATCAAGTACCGGGAAAtcagattgaagaagaattggCATCTGCATTAGGCTCTGGTGTTGTCGACCCCGTGGACCATCCCGTGGACCGTCCTCTAGACACGCCCGCTCCCATCGAAGGATCTGCAGAAAGCGCGGTGCCACAACCAGAAAGCAGTGCTGATATTGATTCGGACATGGCTACTGTGATTTCAAGTATCATGAATCACGCAGAACGTGTGGAGGAACAATGTGTGTTAGGCCAGCAGCAACTGGCGGAGACCTCCAGCGCGTCGCCTCCGAAGGGCATGGTGTTTGTCAAAGCCAACTCACATCTGAAGATTCAGAGTCTGCCCATTCTTGACAATTTG TCAACCCAGATTCTGTCGCTGCTAGCCAAGTCCTCGTATCAGGAAATCACGTCCTTCGTTTCCGAACCCGAGACCGAGAGTGGCCAAGCCTATGCGACCATGCGGTCGCTGTTCGATCATACAAAAAAAGTCTACTCGAGCAAAAAGTCCTTCCTTTCGCCTACAGAGCTGGAGCTCACCGAATCCTCCCAGATCGATATTATTCGCAAAGCCAATCTAGCATCCTTTGTTTCCAGTATTTTTGGCACGCAGGAGATCGGATTTTCGGAACTCAACGATAACTTCCTTGATGTGTTTGTTCCCGAAGGTGGCCGTCTACTCAAGGTGCAGGGTGCCTTGTTTTTGGAACTTAAGACCCAGGCGTTCATCGCATCGATGAACAATTCGGAAAGAACCCGAACCGAGCTGCTTTACGACCTGTTTCCCGATGAGCTGGAGCAACAGCTGCTTGATCGGCGTCCAGGGACTCGTCAGCTGGCTCCAAGTGAAGCGGACTTTGTCAAGCGGGCCGGTTCGCGCCGTGACATTCTGCTGAGCGACGTCAACAACGAGGAAGCCATGAAGGCCTTGCCGGACAAGTACCACTGGGAGGATTTTCTTCGGGACTTGAGCTCCTACATCACCAAGAACTTCGATACCATCAGCAACCAACAG ACGAAAAAGACCGCTAAGGGTCGACAACCATCCTCGTCCGACGGAGACTCACAGCCGTCCAATGCACCTTTGCAGGGCCAATTCCCCGTCTCAACCCAGCCACCTGATGTTCCTGTTGACAGAAACATGCACGGCGACTTGGTTGCGCGTGCGGCTCGTGCGGCGCAAATTGCATTGCAAGGCCACGGCTTGAGACgctcccagcagcagcagcaggcccaACAgaaccagcaacagcaaccgtcgcagcagcaaccacagcagcaccaacaacagcatcagatgcatcaaccccagcaacTTCAGCAGCAACCTCCTCAGCATGCGCCGCAGCAGGGGGGCCAGATTCTGCATGGCTATTCTGCTGCCCAGCCCACGGGTCAGATGCAGCATCAGCAGACTCACCAGCAGCCGTATCATCATAGTCCCGCTCCGTCCGGTTACCAGCAACCTCCTGGTCAACTAACTTTCCAGCAAAGCCCCCTGCAGGCCAACTTCCAGCAATACAACCATGTGACTCCTGCTTCGATTCCGCGACCCAACTCAGCCGCAGCCAACCATGGCTATATGCCGGGGATACCACACTACTCGCAGTCTCAGCCGACTCAAGTACTCTACGAGCGCGCGCGCATGGCGGCATCTGCTAAGTCGTCGCCTAGCAGCCGCAAGTCTGGGTTGCCCAGCCAGCGTCGGCCGTGGacgacggaggaggagaacgcATTGATGGCCGGGCTGGACCGGGTCAAGGGCCCGCACTGGAGTCAGATTCTTGCCATGTTTGGCCCGGGAGGCACTATCAGCGAAGCGCTGAAGGACCGCAACCAGGTTCAACTGAAGGACAAGGCGCGGAACTTGAAGCTGTTCTTCCTCAAGAGCGGCATTGAAGTGCCGTATTACCTGAAGTTTGTGACAGGAGAGCTAAAGACGCGTGCCCCTGCGCAGGCAGCCAAACGTGAGGCCCGCGAAcggcagaagaagcagggagaagaggacaaGGCACATGTTGAAGGCATCAAGGGCATGATGGCGCTTGCCGGTGCACATGCGCAGCCGGTTGGAATGACGCACGGCCACGATATGTCGGCatcaccactgccaccagaTGCTGGAGCGCATGCGGCGTTTGACCAGACAGCCGAGCAGAACTTGATGCAGACGCTGGGACAAGAGGTGCATGGTGAAGCCTTTGggcagcatcaccaccaccatcaccatcaccagcatcacCCGCATCATACCCACCATCAAGACCATGTTGATCCCAATATGCATCTTGGACAATAA
- a CDS encoding uncharacterized protein (COG:S;~EggNog:ENOG410PMWW;~InterPro:IPR000560,IPR029033;~SECRETED:SignalP(1-22);~TransMembrane:1 (n7-17c22/23o458-483i)): protein MLSTRRFVALAAILQAATQASAQDLKEQVWAVFAYTLYGDRVPTALPRPNILTPYGANTLYEAGSAFRDRYVAIHSTDVSPSTRIESISTYALEDEDLDILSTTDPSVIASAQAFMQGLYPPLNDTYDVQYPDPSYLMANGSFATAPMGGYQYPPIVTVSSDDPQSVVVAGQDNCFLHQIANADYQASTEAQQMIQESDALYNRLYIQALSGDFDRSSVNYANSIAVSEFLEYQLLHNETLLHSVSQEDIRLARWYADQYTFATNGNSDTSLSSPIDSSAIRTIAGQTLAGSILDAFDTNVLYRGTSGKLTFVFGGYEPAVALTSLVQLASQENGKFYGRPALGASLTFELFSLENQSFPTYPDPSQLYVRFLLRNGTTSPEFQSYPLFGHSPSSIEVPYSEFKAEMQTFALNSTQEWCLQCDSSSSAVFCPGVLDDENDGPSSSAASSSGRKGISPAVGGVIGAIVTLVVVGLIAAAGFLLLGVRVQRGRRPSLEEIKGGIDLGSDSNLALREHAAPPAKTARP from the coding sequence ATGCTTTCTACGCGCCGGTTTGTCGCCCTTGCGGCAATCCTGCAGGCAGCTACTCAGGCTTCGGCTCAGGATTTGAAAGAGCAAGTTTGGGCGGTATTCGCTTACACTCTATACGGAGACCGTGTCCCGACAGCCCTGCCTCGCCCCAATATTTTGACACCATATGGTGCCAACACACTGTATGAAGCTGGGTCTGCTTTCCGAGACCGATATGTTGCAATCCATTCGACCGACGTCAGTCCGAGTACGAGAATTGAGAGCATCTCTACATATGCTCTCGAAGACGAAGATCTTGATATTCTGTCTACCACCGATCCATCGGTCATTGCGTCTGCGCAGGCTTTTATGCAGGGGCTATACCCACCTCTCAACGATACTTACGACGTGCAATATCCTGACCCGTCGTATCTCATGGCCAATGGCAGCTTTGCGACTGCCCCTATGGGTGGCTACCAATATCCGCCCATTGTCACCGTGAGCTCGGACGACCCTCAGTCAGTCGTGGTGGCAGGCCAAGATAATTGCTTCCTGCATCAGATCGCCAATGCTGACTACCAGGCTAGCACTGAGGCTCAGCAAATGATACAGGAATCTGATGCGCTCTATAACCGTCTTTACATCCAGGCCCTGTCAGGCGATTTTGACCGCTCTTCGGTCAACTATGCGAACTCCATTGCGGTCTCTGAATTCTTAGAATACCAGCTCTTGCACAACGAGACATTGTTGCACAGCGTCAGCCAAGAGGATATAAGGCTCGCGCGCTGGTATGCCGATCAATACACTTTTGCAACAAACGGCAACTCGGATACATCATTGTCAAGCCCAATCGATAGCAGTGCCATTCGCACAATTGCAGGTCAGACACTAGCCGGAAGTATCTTGGATGCATTCGACACCAATGTTCTTTACCGGGGCACCAGTGGGAAACTGACATTCGTCTTCGGAGGCTACGAGCCTGCTGTGGCTCTTACCTCCCTCGTGCAACTTGCATCCcaggaaaatggaaaattTTATGGACGACCTGCGCTCGGGGCCTCGCTCACCTTTGAGCTCTTTAGTCTGGAAAACCAGTCATTTCCAACCTATCCTGACCCATCTCAGCTTTATGTGCGGTTCCTCCTGCGCAATGGAACAACATCACCGGAATTCCAATCTTACCCGCTTTTTGGTCACAGTCCCAGCAGCATCGAAGTTCCCTATAGCGAGTTCAAGGCTGAGATGCAGACCTTTGCGCTGAATTCGACGCAGGAGTGGTGCCTCCAGTGTGATTCGTCTTCGTCAGCTGTATTCTGTCCGGGTGTCCTGGATGATGAAAACGATGGCCCGAGTAGTAGCGcagcctcttcctccggacGCAAAGGAATTAGCCCCGCCGTTGGAGGAGTCATCGGTGCGATTGTGACTCTAGTTGTCGTTGGGTTGATTGCTGCTGCCGGGTTCCTGCTGCTTGGGGTCCGAGTACAGCGTGGACGCAGGCCGAGCTTGGAGGAGATCAAAGGAGGTATTGATTTGGGAAGTGATTCGAACCTGGCTCTGCGGGAACATGCTGCGCCGCCAGCAAAGACGGCAAGGCCTTGA